The DNA segment CCCTTCTGAAACTGATTCTGAAGTAAATAAATAACCCATCTTAAACTATTTTAAATTATTACTAACAATTAAGAGTCCGAAGTCCGGAGACAGAAGACCGAAGTAATTTTTCAGTGAGAAGATTGGTGATTGTTGATAGAGGATATTAGAAGCGGTTTAGCATTTTTTTCCTGTGGTTGCAATCAGCACAAATTTTTCCACCAAAATATTACGGCACAAAGCAAACAAAAAAAATCCGAATAACCAAAAAAGTATCAGCTGGTCAGATGTCTGAATACTTCCTCGAGATTGCTCTCCTGTTTCTGAAGTGAAAGGACTGTGAGGTTATTCCTTACTGCGAAATTAAAAATATCAGGACGGATATCTTTTTCACCTTCAGCTTCTATATTCCAGATATTCTTTGTTATTTGTTTCACAGTTCCGCCTGAAGCAAATTTAGAAATCAGGGTTTCTGTTATCTCCCTGTCAAATTCTACCTGTATTATCTGTCTGGGTTTCTTAATCACAGAGTATATTTTACTCTTTTCTTCATTTGCTACTATTACTCCTTTATCGATTATTATAACCCTGTCACAAATCGCTTCAACCTCCTGCATTATATGAGTTGACAGCATTACTGTTTTTTTCTTTCCAGCCTCTTTGATCAGGTTTCTGATCTCAACTATCTGATTCGGGTCGAGTCCTGTTGTTGCTTCGTCGAGAATCAGCACAGCAGGGTTGTGGATAAGGGCCTGTGCCAGTCCGACCCTCTGTCTGTAGCCCTTTGAGAGCGCTCCGATCTTTTTCTTCTGTTCAGGAAGAAGTCCGGTCAATTCAATTATATCATCTATTTGCTTTTTCTTTGATGCCCCTGTTTTATATATTGAAGCAACAAATCCCAGGTATTCCCTGATGTACATTTCAGGATAGAGCGGATTGTTTTCAGGTAAGTAGCCAATCTGTTTCCGGACTTCAATATTTTCAGTTCCCACCTCAAGATCATTTACAATTACCTTCCCGGATGATGCCGGAATAAATCCGGTAATAATCTTCATCATAGTAGATTTCCCGGCGCCATTAGGCCCCAGAAAACCAACAATCTCCCCTGTCTTTATTTCAAATGAGACATTA comes from the Bacteroidales bacterium genome and includes:
- the gldA gene encoding gliding motility-associated ABC transporter ATP-binding subunit GldA, with the translated sequence MSIIVQGVTKLYGEQRALDNVSFEIKTGEIVGFLGPNGAGKSTMMKIITGFIPASSGKVIVNDLEVGTENIEVRKQIGYLPENNPLYPEMYIREYLGFVASIYKTGASKKKQIDDIIELTGLLPEQKKKIGALSKGYRQRVGLAQALIHNPAVLILDEATTGLDPNQIVEIRNLIKEAGKKKTVMLSTHIMQEVEAICDRVIIIDKGVIVANEEKSKIYSVIKKPRQIIQVEFDREITETLISKFASGGTVKQITKNIWNIEAEGEKDIRPDIFNFAVRNNLTVLSLQKQESNLEEVFRHLTS